GGCCTTAAATAACATATCTTGCACTATTTAGTGCACATAAGCCGCCAAAAGTCTTTCCGACACCACTTTTGACAATAATTGAGTGAAAATGGGCGGCATTTTTTAATGTTGGGAAAAAGATCTTGGAAATGTGTAATTTATTGAAGAGCACGTTGGTCAGGTGCTCGAAACTTGACTTGAGCTCGATCACGTAATAGAGTTTTACCAAGCTCGGCTTGAGCTTAAAGAAATTCGATCTTCTAGAGCTTCATAAAGCCCAAATATCTTCCTTGGATTTTCGTATATGTGTGGATACACTTTGTAACTTCAAGGAACTCTATGTTTGATTTTATCACAATTATAATTGCAAGCTTGAGCTTGACTCGATATGAAATTCAAGCAGCTTGAGCTCGACTCTAGATCAAACAAGTTGATTTGATCGAGTAATATATCATCGAACCAAGGCCCGGGCTATGTACTCACGGGTAACTTCGACTCAGTTTACAATGATGAACACAAGGGGCTTGGGGATAATTACTATCTTGCTTGGGCAATATTTTCTTCCACCCTTGGcagagaaaactttcttcagTCAAGCTTCATATTGGTGGTTTACAAAGATGGACATTTTGACGAATTTCGTACATAGGAAAGCCCAGTTTCTACTGAAGTCTTTTCTCATAGAACTAATTCGGAGATTTGCTTCGGATATGATCCAATTAGCGCGCAACCAGAAAGCAACGCATCATCGGcaactaaaaggaaaaggaaaagacccAAACCTAAGCACATTGGTGTGCTGCTCGTTGTCCTGCCGCATAGATCTTCGTATACAACAAGGTTGGACACGAGAATGCACGTACGGAGACGGCCGTTCGGTACAAAGGTAGGCACGAATCATGAAGATGTGGAGAGTCCCAGTCCGATTGGGATCCTGCCTAACTACATCCTCGTTTGGAGGTCTCTTTCCTCTACTTGGTTATTCTCGCGTGCCCTTGGGTCCTTCGTCGTGACTCATTGAATTATATCTTTACTTTTGAAACCCGCATGATTAGGACACTTTAGGAAAAACGTATTTGTAAAGCCCCGTTAGAGTTGCACAAAAGCTtttagcttttatttgaatattcTATTACCCCTCATGTGTAGGGTGGAAATAAGCAATTGGGAAGACAAATAGAGgtctagaaaaatttgaaatcaagacCTCCTAATCTGATACGATATGAGATTTTATGAgacttttgtcaatttttttttaaaatttaaactgttaaataaaaatatagtttaacatctaaatattttaaaacatagAACTTGATGTTAGGCTACatgattcatcaaataaaacCACGTGCATGGTATGTTGCAACTCAGCCTTACCATCAAGACCAAAGACCCACTAATTAACCACATGTGATCgtacaaattttaagattagtAGGGGCACCCATTCAACGTCAATCACCTaacaatatattattaattatccAAACATTTAGCAAACGATAATGGTGGCCCATTTACGCACTCCATGTCCCGACGTCCAAGCACTTATTTTCAGACCGCAAATCTCTTTTGCTAAAGGAGATGTTTCATGTTGGATGGAACCTTCGACTCTCATACGTTTCCCTATCACAATCGAATAGACCAATGGTATGTTGCAATTCAGCCTTAccatatattattaattatccAAACATTTAGCAAACGATTATGGTGGCCCTTTATTTTCCCTTCATTTCCAGGAAGTGCTTTGTTAGGGTCTTATTGCTTTCGACTCAGGCTGAGTACATGATTCCGAATTACAAATGGATGGTCCTAACCCGAACTTCATTCAATGTCGAATTGCAATGTTTGACCAGCGTTGACTGATAGATAACATCAGGGTGGTGTTGTTCTGGAAAAGATGTCCTCGTAATGGATTTGTGGCAAAGTGTGTTACTTCAATAATCGATGAACCTCGCCCTCACTGTTGCTTCAAAAGTTAAACCTTTTTTCCGCAATGGACGACGCCTTCATTAATTTGGACAATGATACTCCTCCCAATCAGAACATTCACACAGGCACGTGCAAAACCGTTATAGAGGggaaatttctttaaaaagacctaaatctattacacttggaccaattcaatcttaaacatttcaattttattaatattatttgggTCTAGACAACTTTGCAAATtgaattataaactttttaataatttgacaattaaGTCCATTCAGCCAACTAGGTTATCGCTGACATAGATATCCCCACCTCCTCAGGGGGGATGGGGGTCATCCAACGTGATGCCAACgtaacaatttttgtaatttttaaaaaaattattctttattttttttttttttttttttttttttctgggctAGCGAGGGTCACCAACAACCCTTGCTCACTACGAAGGCTTCACTCAAGGCCATCGCCTTGTCGACTGCGGGTGAGGGCGCGAAggccctcgccgaatctaggTGGGTGACCACATTGCCAAAATAGACTCAActagcaaattgtcaaaaagttacaaaagttgtctactttaaaataaaataaaaacaaatgaaaaaataaaaagaaaaataaaaaaaaaaattacaaaagttgtCCACTTTCATGCTAGCGGTGCCACATacgaaaattggccaaatggactcaacaagcaaattgtcaaaaaaattatactactcaattggcaaaattaaaagatttagaattgaattagccaaagtgtaatagatttaagattttatgaACAATTTTCTCCCACTATAAAAAGAGATCACATAAATAACTAAAGCCAAAAGCAAAGCATATaccaattgctaataaaatatataacaaCACCAATGATTCCACAGTTGCCGGATAATTGTTAGAGACTCTTATCAGCTCTTATCCCATCAAGTGGCCATCTCATATTATAATTCCACACTCAACCTCGAACCGAGCCTGCCCACATCGAGAGCTCTCTAGCAATTTGGCCAACGAAATTTCAATCGCAAATACCATCGAACGAATCTGGGAGGAGAGTTTATATGTCAAGGGTACACTACTGCATGTTCTCGTATAAGACGCATGTTACGAACGCATGCAATCCGCGATAAGGTTAATGCTGATATCACGGTCAAAAAAGGGCTACTCGATAAAGCGCAACGATATCATTAAATTAAAGCCTTGATTAGCCATAGGAAACGATATAAAGACCCGAAATGATTCGGCATTTATAGCGAAAAAGTGATACGCGGATCGATCCGAAACCACCTGTCTCCCATTTTTGGCGGAGGGGTGTGTGAAAAAGATGGGGTGGGGATGGCAAGACGTCACTCCATGAATGGATGGATCGATGGTTATCCCCTTGACATCTGTAGGATTGCCCAAATTGGCCAAGTGGAGATCTAGCTGTGAACCGACTCATCCCAATCCTTCGACATTTAGAGTATGCATCGCTCCACCTGAGATCTTCATAGAATGTACCAGGCTCTTTAATTTAACATAAGCTAATACATTCGACATATCCTGATGACCAACAGACAGTCGTGTAATTGCTCCTAGAACATAGCTTCTTGGTATAGGTAAGGGTCAGAAGAAATTTTCTCTGTTATATGTCTTTGCTTTTATCTAATGTCTAGAGTCAAATTTTCTTCGCAGCAAATTTAGCTTTACTTACTTAAATACTAAGTTCAGTATGCTAGTATTGCAAATTCTGTTTTTATTCTCACTTCATATTGATTAATAATCAGGATGAGTGCACggaaagttctaaaacttattataaaagtataatcaagttctaaaatttttaaaaagtgcaattagcaaaatgatttaattagaccaatttgataaattttaaaactcgattgtactttttgaaagttttaaaacttcattacactttcgtgacaagttttggTGCTTTCAATACACTTACTCCTCTATTATTTTGACTAAATCATTCTTTTTCTAGATGGCCAGATGATTGTATAAAGtgttgtaaattaattttttccttttaacttATCACTCAAGTAGAAACGTAAGCTACACCCTGTTTAGTTTAACTTTTTCTAAGTATCTAAGATTGCCATGTCAATGAAGACATATTAATATATAACATCAATATATAATTAATGTGGATGAAGACATGTctatatagaaaataatatataatcaatCTCTTGCAATAAAACAACGATAATAAGAAGGAAAATCAATATTATGCCTGGGCAAGGGTCAACCTCCTCGACGCGAGACTGACCTCGCCatggccaaggcgaggcttgtCGGGGCTCGTCGACCTCGCCCTCGCCTAGGCGAGGCCTAGCAAGGCACGGCAAGGCAGCTCCAACCTGGGCGAGGGTCAACCTTGCTAGATCTAACAAATGGGGGCCTTGCCTGGCCATGCCTAGACGGCCGACGCTCGGCCTCGACTTGGTGAGGCCAATCCTTGCTTGTGGCGAGCAAGTGTGACCTCGCAGCCATGGCTGTGGCTGGTGGCCGGTGATGgccacaagaaaaagaaaaggaagagaaaggagaaagggaaaaaaaaagaaaaaaattcaataaactagtttaaaatttcaataaatgcaaaaaaaaaaaaaaattattaaatattattaaaaatgtcaatgTCAACGCCGTTCACACCATGTTTGCCAGCCGACATCCATATCAATAATTTTCAGCGTAAATTAGtcaaatggattgaattggtactaatgtgaaaagatttatgactaaattgatccaattaaaaggtttatgactgaattggtaccaatacaatagatttagaacttttttagtacttttccatTAAAGGCATGGACAACAAGGTATGCTATCATACTCAATAATTGAAAATACAAAAGTCACTTACTTTACGACGAGGTTGTGTGTGATTATATTACTCTTACGAATGTTTGACACGCACTTAGCCAAGTTGTGGCCCTCATATAAAGAAACATATGTTGATTAGTGACTTATGTTGTCCCCTAATTACTTCCTTTCACATTGATTAAATATATCGTCATAGGtgtatcaaattgatatttgtacAAATAAGCTATATGAAAATGTGATATGCAAAATTGATATACCAAATGACATAGCAATTTGTAAGTATGCATTTAAATAAATGGGACACCGTGGATGAATATAATATTACATCACTTAATATATCAATTACGTCAATcaattttagtataattagcaCATGAAAATCCTTTCATCCAAATTCCATTTAGGCATTATAACTTTAGTTCAACGAATGTGGTCACGTGATCAAAAGTGACTTTGGGTCCTAGAAAGCGCTGAATCTTTATGCCATGATAAGGTGCTGCCGTCACGTACGGGCGCTGAATCTTTATGCCATGATAAGGTGCTACATATGCCACCTGCAATTATTAGGCGAGATCATTATCTCCATTTGCAATATTAAAAGATACTATCGCCATCAACGTAATCGATACTTTAAATGATGTGATAAGTTGATGCCTATTACATCACTTAATCAACAccaaaattatctcaaaatcataaatttattatgcgGCAATGAATTAATTCCTAAGTTTGCCAGCTTTAACTAATGTAGTCCTAAACCTTAGGTTAGAAATCATTGACATAACGGTTCTACTAATACCCAATCGATAGCTGACATGGACAATCTTATATGAAACGACTTCACTTTGCATTGAACCAAGAATatctgaattttctttctttcttttcttttcttttcaatattttttgctttttatttttcctattctaTTGTTCATCTTTATCCTCTAGTGGTCAAAAGTGAGGGTCAtagcccttgccaaatctaggcaaaGCCGCCGGCCACAAGCTAAGGTAatcctcgctagatttggcgaggccatgATGCCCTTGCCAAGGGTGGCCAACTCTAGGGTTGCCCTTGCCTGTAGCCAACGACCTTCACAAACCATCGCCAAGTCTCTGATGACCGACGAATAGAAACGATGAatattacatttaaaaaaaaagaatcaaaataattcataaaagaaaaattgcaaaatgaacaTTGTGTCATTTAAGATCGTCCACGTCAACCGCCAACTGTTCTACATAAGACATTTGGTGCTAACTGAATTGCCACGTCAATTGACATGataaattacatttaaaaatcatcaaaaggtttaggactatattcagcaaattgaaaagtttaagacttaattagcCTCTcatgtaataggtttaaatttttttgacaactcTCTCTTCAATCAACCACCATCATAAATCATTCTATCTTCTAGCATAACTTTTGCCTTCCATCTCCTCTATAAATTGCAAGGCCAACGTGAGCACAATTTCCACAACATAGCCTTATTTGTTTTCAGCTTTGAAATCTTCCATTTGAATATCTTCAGTTTCTGAGAGGAAGAGAGTGGGAAAATGGCCATCTTCACGACTGACAATCCCTGGGTGCTTATTTTTGGAGTTCTAGGTACTTTACACACGGTATCCAACTGTTTTATAGTTACTGTCGAACAACAACCGATGACTTTGTTTTGACGTGTTTGTCAACCTTTGGATGATCCTTGTTGTAGTTAATATCATATCCATCGTAATCTTTCTGGCCCCAGTGTAAGTTTTTAACTCTTTCTCACTCCATGCACACTGACAAAtataaggtttaggacttatttAATCTTCTTTGGCAGGCCAACATTTTGGAGGATATGCAGGAGGAAGTCAACCGAAGGGTTTGAATCAGTTCCGTACGTGGTTTCTCTGTTCAGCGCCATGCTTTGGCTGTACTATGCATCCCTCAAGTCCGAGTCCAGCGCTTTCCTGCTCCTCACGGTCAACTCGGTCGGATGCGCCATAGAGACGATCTATATCGCTCTCTACCTTGCTTATGCTCCTAAACAAGCCAGGGTACGTAGCTACAGCGTTGTTCGCAAAGAACACACCTAATGTATTCTAATTGTTGGAGAGTGGATGAGCAGATGATGACGCTGACGCTGCTGTTGCTGAATTTCGGAGGGTATTGTTCCATTCTTCTTCTGTCCCACTTCTTGGCAAAGGGATCGGTGAGGGTCCAACTTGTTGGGTGGATTTGCGTTGCACTCTCTGTTGCAGTCTTTGCTGCTCCTCTGAGCGTCATTGTAATTTACTTCTATGtgactcctttcttttttctgcacAAGAACGCCTGTCTTGCATGTCAATGTAGGACACAAGTTGTGCATGACATGTATTTTGGTTTCGACGTACATGTGAGTTTACATACGTGTGTGCAGAGAATGGTGATACGCACCAAGAGCGTGGAGTTCTTGCCCTTTTCTTTATCGTTCTTCCTCATGCTCAGTGCTGTGACATGGCTCCTATACGGCCTATTCCTCAAGGACTTGTATGTCGCGGTATGCATGGTTCATCTACATGTTAAAATCAAGATGGCGAGTGTGGCAATATTATTTCCGTTCCCCTGAATGAACAGTATTAACATGTGTACGTGCATATATAGGGTCCAAACGTGTTAGGAGTCATCTTTGGAGTGCTTCAGATGGCGCTGCATGCCATATACAGGAAGGGAAATACAGTTGCGacggaggaggaaaagaatgaTACCAGTGTTGGAAAGCTGAGCTCTGATATACAAAGTTGCAATGGGCATGCCTTCATCATCTTTATTGAAGCTTCTGATAAAGGACCAGTGGCCCCTCCATCTGAAGTTTGACAGGCGTCTAAGTTACTCATATGCCCGATCAGATTTTCTGTTTTCCAGCAGCTCCTAGCTGGCTTACTCGTTGCTTCTGCTATGTAAAGTGCAAATGCATGCACGCATGTGGGTGCTTGGAGGGGTAGAGTTTGTTTGTGAATGTTCAACTTGTTTTTCCTAATAATACAGTTATCAGACGCATTACTCTTTCAGAAACAGATTCAGCTACTCTCCGTTCTTTGCTGATTGATTGATATCATCTACTTACCAGGCCATGAGGTCTGTCTGCTcactaaacaatttttttcctttgaaatccagCTAGTTAGGATCATGAGCTAAGATCCGAGACACTTTGGGAGACCTAAATCTGCCTCTTCATCAGAATATAACTGGGTCACGTAATGCGTGCCCTGAGATGACATTCTTACTCTCTGATTCCAATTTGGGAGAAGTTTGCTCAAGTGGGTAATAAACTCACTAAGGATAGCACGTACCATTAGGCCCAGATTCAACCGGACCGTCAACCCAGTTACTACAAAAAATCATAGTTAAAAAGTGCTCCCAACACACCATAGATATCCCTGATACTCAACTGAGAGATCAGAGGAACTTCCCCCTAAAGGAAAGTAAACAGTACGTACTTCCTCAATCAGACTGACGATAAAAGAACTTGAGTCACAGCAAAATGTTTCTTTTGTCAAGCAGGATCAACAATTGATTCTCATCCTACAAACATGAAGGACTTCAACGCTAGCAATTTCCCCTATGAGGAAGCTCTTTTTTCTACAACCAATGAGCATGCGGAATTGGAATACACTATTGCAGTAGTTGAAACAATTTTTACAGGCTTGCAATTGCCTCTCACTGTATCAGATTCTTCCAAGGCATTTTGGAAAagtaagggcgcgtttgtttgtgtttctgttcaaaaagtgttacagggaacagaaataaaaaatactatttctattcctgggaaacaattttgactagaaaaacacatttggtaaacttgttttcaagaataaaaaaaaaatagaaatatgtttggtaaatttctgtttcttttttttttgtttcttttaattttatttttcctttttttctttattttttttttttttttgtttcttttttttttttttcttcttttgccgatcgcggcctcggccatggccaacgagggccgtggcctcgcccaaccacgacaaggctcgccggcccggcaaggccgagcctcgcccagtcCGGCGAgaccgagctcgcccgaccCACCGGTtgctggcgaggctcgcttcGGGGTGGCTGGACGAGCTCGGCCTCggcggatccgggcgagcttaGGCTCGCCcgaccaaggtgaggccgagcctcgcccatgctTTGGCGATGTTCTATCGAGTTCGTTGGCCCTCGACggtgtcgccggccctcgatggccggtcactggccatggccgagggccggcgaccggccaaaaaaaaagaaaaaagaagaggaaaaaaaaagagaagaaaaaaaaggagagagaatgtgttcttaaaaattgttccaaaaacaagaaacaagctttttttgtttcttgtttctgttccaatttttgttatcggggaacaaaaaacagatttggaacaaaaaacgcaaacgcgtttctgttcttttttgttcccgggaacaaaaaaaatagaaaatctgttcataaacaaaaaataaaagtgcaaccatgcacgccctaaatAGCTGCATTATGTGAATTTGctacatttttcaagaaaatttagAGAACAGCCTCgagatgaaaatttggaatgtTCTCAGGCTAGCTAAGTGATGCCCGATCTGGATATGGGCACTCACAGACCCAACCGGGTCCAGAATATCGTATGCAGTGCAGCCATAATCCCTCCTCACTCCCGTCATATCTGCATTTTGCAGAAACTCAGAAATCAAATCTTAGGTTCTCTATCGTACACACGCAGGCAAAGGTGTGCAAGCAGAATATGAGTAAAGACAAGTGCCCAAGATGGGAAAAAGGAGGAACACACCCTTTTGGAGCTAAATTCGGACAATTCGTGCACACAGGGTCAGTAATAAATTCAATGCAAGGGTCTTCTTCCTTATGATTCTGCCCAATATCAGAAACACTGGATTCCAATGACAAACCAGCAGCTTTATTGGCAACCATTCCTTCATCTGAAGGATTGGTCCTTTGTTCAAGAAGGTAAAGCATGTCATTGGCAATTGGATGGCCACTAAACTGCAAATGAACTCGTGTCTGCACATAAAGAGCAGGGTTGAGAGAAGAAAGTACTGCAACTACAAGCATATATCAAATAAACCTCACAAATTAGAAGATATAAAAAACAGGCTGACTTAACCAAATGCAGAGGTATATAATAAGCAGGACCCGAAAGTATCTTCCAAAATGAGCAGGACGCGGTTTATGGAGAGACAAAAGTGCAGAAAGGAAAGCGCACATGGCTCAAAAAGTTAACAGTAAATGCAATGTCCTTCCTGTATGTGTGGGTACATCTGTGCATGCAATTGACCTTGGCTACATTAAGGAAAAACAGCCAAGGAAGGTTCACTGCTTATGGAATAGAAAATACGAGGTATCAGACTCTCAACATGGTATTTGCATCCTATAGCATCATACTGCCTTACCTGATGAGTTCTTCCAGTGACTGGTTCACAGAGAACAATGCTATGAGTTCCATTGGTGCTGATCCTTGTGAACTTTGTACAAGCGGCCTTTCCTTTCAAGAGGGCAGTATCACAAGTAGGGTCACCCACCTGTACAAAGCATGCTCTTCCATTCACTGCCAATGCTCTAATGTACCGGTTGAAATTAAGACACGACTATGAAACAGTCAGGGCAGATGTATTCTAAATGTAGAATGAAAAGAAAGCTCTAAGAGCAGTCATACACTGCGACACACCATGCCACGTGGACCAGGAGAAGGGTGGCAGATGACATCCTACCACCATTTTAAATTTCCTTAGAGATTAAAAAGCCTTTATATGATGACTCAGCCATATAAAATCCAAATCACATACTATTGGGTCGAAAGGAGCTCATGAAGTGAGACAGCATATGTGCTAATGAATGGGGAAACTGTGGCTTCTTGCTTTTGGCTGGCAGTATTTAGATTTGCTGTTTCATGTACCAAGGCTCGCAGATTTTGCATAAGCCAGCACTATGTCACGAGCTTGGAGCTCTTACCTTCTGACAAATTTAGTTTGGATTACCATCACACATTACTTTTCAATTCCATTTCAAACAGTGTGTTGCACATCACCAAGATAACAGTCCACAGTGGCTCATAAGTATATGAATGTTCCTAAAAAGTATTGAGAGGCCATCATAAATTGATATCTACAAAAATTATATAgttatttttagggaaaaagccacgaaaaatcctgaactttgcccaaagtgacacatttatccaaaacttttttttgtgacatgaaaaatcccaaacttttcaagcgcgtgacacatttaccccatcaagggcattttgtctttttattatttttttcctttttctttttattttctttttttcttcttccctccgccggccatggcgagccggcgagagggaagccggcgtccgcgacctcgccggcgtcgggcgagggcggacaccctcgcccgagcgcggcgagggcggcctcgccggcgtcaagcgaggacggcccttgccggatccggcgagggcacctCGCCCCGACGCCGGGCGAGGACGACCCTTGCCGAGATCGGCGAGGGCACCCTCTCCCAACGcaagcgagggcggccctcgcccgacgccggcgagggccgccctagcCGAGGCCGGCGAAGGtgaccctcgccggacgccggcttcccttcgccggccagccggcggagggaagagaaaagaaaagaaaaattaaatattttttaaaaagtaaaaaaaaattaattttttaaaagtaaaaaaaattaaaaattttttaaaaatgaaaagaccaaaatgccctctaattttggggtaaatgtgtcacataatgaaagttcaggattttttgtgtcacaaaaagaagagtttagggtaaatgtgtcacggtttggaaagtttggggtttttttacgtcacaaaaaataagtttaaggTAAAcgtgtcactttgggcaaaatttaggtttttcgtggctttttcccttatttttacATGCCTCTGTAAGAATGTTAAGAAAGGGCATTAGCTTCCATTTATAGAACTCTGATAACATTCAAAATTGCATCCCATAATGAATTCATATTGGTTAGTCACAAAAACCTTCATTTACgaacgaaagagagaaaaaagaaagaaaggagaagaaatcaGTACACAAGGAAGGcatcacataattttcattgaaaagcATTATCAGAAAGCCATCATTTCAAGACCCTTCTCCAACACCCAGATGCTCAGTTTCATTTCCGTAACCTCATGTAATACAGTGATTGATATAAATTTAAACTCAGAAAAAGGTTGAAATAACAAGGTTTTGAGCAAATACTCACCTCCGCTGTGCTCCTGCCTTCTCGAGCACTGTAATTGATGTTGACATTGACCTCCAGCTAACAAGAAACCTTAGAACACATAAATCAAATGAGAACTAATAAGAATGCATTTCTGATGCCACATTCTCTAGAACTTTTTCACACGATCTAACTAGCCTCCAGAATCTTCTGAAGGGAGGACCTAAACGAAAAAGGACTGGTTGATTGTGTTCATAAACAAGTGGATCTTCCTTGGGTTTGATAAAATGATATGGGAAAACACAGCTGGATCTTTTATCAATAATAACTGAAAGATGTGCAGTTGATTTTTAACAACTAACCCTCTCCCACTCAAAAGGAGTTTTATAATTACTAAAATCTATGTGGAGAAAAAGAACACATGCAGACTTGTCCTTTCAGAGTTACCTCTTCTCAGGACAACTCAACAAACAAACAGAAAATAGTTGAATTGGAATAAAGAAACCACATTGCTAGATTGAGTGCATCTACTTCAACATCTCAGAATTCCAATTCTTAAGGGTTAAACTCCCTGATGTACCGTACTGCAGGATTTTTCAGTTAGTAAATTATCCACTTATAGTGCATAATCCCACATCAACAGATTGAAGCAAGAGATACCTCATTCTCAGGAAATTCACCCACCACCTTTGCAACGTACTGTTTCTGCACCAAACCACCTTCAATCTGAAGATATTTAATGTCAGttgaaacttaaaattttagGCTGAATATCAGGTGTACCTCGCCACATCACAAATATGATGTATAAACACTTAAAAGTATATAAGAGGATATTCTAGATAATTTTTACTCGAGGGAATGAAGTCAGCAGCAGAAATAGTACGTGATAGGACTACTGCTATTAGGAGAAACAGTCACCATACAAAGGAAATACACATCacagaaagaaaatatatgacCTCTTTAAGTCACTCCATAAAGTAGATGTACATGACACGGTGTGATGATATCACAAATGATGAACAAGATGTCACAACACAGCAGCATGCTCAGAGAACTACCACTACCCTTGTTGTAAATGTAAGAGAGCCCCACTTCCTTTTAGGCAATTGACCACCCGCAAGTATTGCAGCTAATAGGAATTTACATTAGTACGGCTTCCAAAAGCACGCTTTTCAACACAACACTTACCTGTTGCCTGAAAAGATCTGCTTTTGACGCGTTTCTGGCAAATATAAGGAGTCCAGAGACCAGGCAATCTAGTCGGTGAACAGCTTGCATTATAATATCAAGGAGGATGTACGAAATCCATAATGTGGATGTGTCACCAGATATAGATCAGAGTGGGGAAAAAGAGTTAATGATAGACATCAAGAATCACAAGGAAACAGAATATGCCCAGTCTGATTTCGATAGAGCCAAGAATGCACACGCATGTGAAAGAGCTTCTTGGGATATGAAATGGGGGTGCCAGCCCATCCTCTGCCTGAAGGATGCTGACCACAG
The sequence above is drawn from the Eucalyptus grandis isolate ANBG69807.140 chromosome 11, ASM1654582v1, whole genome shotgun sequence genome and encodes:
- the LOC104426131 gene encoding bidirectional sugar transporter SWEET12 codes for the protein MYSNCWRVDEQMMTLTLLLLNFGGYCSILLLSHFLAKGSVRVQLVGWICVALSVAVFAAPLSVIRMVIRTKSVEFLPFSLSFFLMLSAVTWLLYGLFLKDLYVAGPNVLGVIFGVLQMALHAIYRKGNTVATEEEKNDTSVGKLSSDIQSCNGHAFIIFIEASDKGPVAPPSEV